A single window of Anomaloglossus baeobatrachus isolate aAnoBae1 chromosome 5, aAnoBae1.hap1, whole genome shotgun sequence DNA harbors:
- the LOC142310530 gene encoding oocyte zinc finger protein XlCOF29-like: MKVPTISDPLSGDLLYKRILLIDPSRMDMDRDKMAKRILHLTLEILFRLTGEDYTVVKKTSSERCQAPVSEGWGRPLSPIMGPPLHPPIHEDINDQKILELTYKMIELLTGEVTLLGMLGHYTVTL, translated from the exons ATGAAG gtccctacaatatcggatcctctcagtggagatcttctatataagagaattctcctgattgacccatcaaggatggatatggacagggacaagatggcgaagaggatattacacctcaccctagagatccttttccggcttactggagag gattacacagtagtgaagaagacctctagtgagcgctgtcaggcccctgtgtctgagggatggggacgaccactgagcccaatcatggggcctccacttcaccccccgatacatgaggacatcaatgaccagaagatcctagaactcacctacaagatgattgagctgctgactggagaggtgacactgctgggaatgctgggacattatacagtaacgctatga